A window of the Buteo buteo chromosome 8, bButBut1.hap1.1, whole genome shotgun sequence genome harbors these coding sequences:
- the BRWD1 gene encoding bromodomain and WD repeat-containing protein 1 isoform X4, translating to MAEPPASSNSGGVSLPLIESELYFLIARFLTTGPCRRALKVLVQELEQHQLLPKRLDWQGNEHYRSYEELVLSNKHVAPDHLLQICKRIGPILDKEIPPSISRVNSLLGAGRQSLLRTAKDCRSTVWKGSAFAALHRGRPPEIPVNYGTPPNLVEVHRAKQLTGYAKFSTSFPGSMYQHIKMHRRILGHLSSVYCVAFDRTGHRIFTGSDDCLVKIWSTHNGRLFATLRGHSAEISDMAVNYENTMIAAGSCDKMIRVWCLRTCAPVAVLHGHTGSITSLQFSPMVKGSMRYMVSTGADGTVCFWQWDTDSMKFNNRPVKFTEKPRPGVQMLCSSFSVGGMFLATGSTDHVIRMYFFGSETPEKIAELESHADKVDSIQFSNSGDSGV from the exons aTGGCCGAGCCCCCGGCCTCTTCCAACTCCGGCGGCGTGTCCCTGCCGCTCATTGAATCAG AGCTCTACTTCCTCATAGCCCGGTTCCTGACCACCGGGCCCTGCAGGAGAGCGCTGAAG gtgctggtgcaggagctggagcagcaccAG TTGCTTCCTAAAAGGTTGGATTGGCAAGGAAATGAGCATTATAGAAGTTATGAAGAATTg GTGCTGTCCAACAAACATGTGGCTCCAGACCATTTGTTACAAATTTGCAAGCGTATTGGTCCTATACTGGATAAGGAGATACCACCCAGCATTTCGAGAGTGAATTCCTTACTTGGTGCAGGGAGACAGTCATTGTTACGTACAGCAAAAG ATTGCAGGAGCACTGTTTGGAAGGGCTCTgcatttgctgctcttcatAGAGGAAGACCTCCTGAAATTCCTGTGAACTATGGCACACCCCCAAATCTTG TGGAAGTACATCGAGCAAAACAATTAACTGGATATGCAAAGTTCAGTACTTCATTTCCAGGAAGTATGTATCAGCATATCAAGATGCACAGACGGATTCTTGGCCATCTTTCTTCTGTATATTGTGTTGCATTCGATAGGACTGGACATAGAATATTTACT GGCTCAGATGACTGTTTGGTAAAGATTTGGTCAACTCATAACGGCAGGTTATTTGCCACATTACGAGGACATTCAGCGGAGATTTCCGATATGGCTGTCAATTATGAAAACACTATGATtgcagctggaagctgtgatAAAATGATCAGAGTGTGGTGTCTGAGAACTTGTGCACCAGTTGCAGTCCTCCATGGACATACAGGGTCAATTACCTCATTACAg TTTAGTCCAATGGTGAAAGGCTCCATGCGATACATGGTCTCTACTGGTGCAGATGGAACTGTTTGCTTTTGGCAATGGGATACAGATTCCATGAAATTCAA caatcGGCCAGTGAAATTCACAGAGAAACCTAGACCAGGGGTTCAGATGCTTTGTTCTTCATTCAGTGTAG GTGGTATGTTTTTAGCAACTGGCAGCACTGACCATGTCATCAGGATGTATTTTTTTGGCTCTGAAACACCTGAGAAAATAGCTGAATTGGAAAGTCATGCT GACAAAGTTGACAGCATTCAGTTTTCTAACAGTGGTGATAG tGGTGTGTAA